A window from Leuconostoc mesenteroides subsp. mesenteroides encodes these proteins:
- the aroF gene encoding 3-deoxy-7-phosphoheptulonate synthase, translated as MIIIAKTSQEAEKIAAQLDTKDPIKPVFVHGNRVALAGVKSLPEEVLNNISQNNVEIITSHHSAIKSSRDFHPEDTIIKTKHSIIGGGHFVFMAGPDSIESPEHVKEMGEDVKQAGATILRGGAFKPRTSPYSFQGNGEEGLKAHRAAADALEMDMVTEILDTRDVDLVDSYTDIFQVGTRNMQNFALLKALGKKNKPVVLKRGMSATIDDLLNAAEYIAAGGNDQIILMERGIRTYDNKYTRNTLDVSAIPVLQSLTHYPVIADASHAAGVSKFVEPLALAAIAAGAQGLMTEIHDDPSHAFVDGAQALTPAQFKQLTQKANKVREAIK; from the coding sequence ATGATTATTATCGCAAAAACAAGTCAAGAAGCAGAAAAAATTGCAGCGCAATTGGATACCAAAGACCCTATTAAACCAGTATTTGTTCATGGCAATAGAGTTGCTTTAGCAGGTGTGAAAAGTTTACCTGAAGAGGTATTGAATAATATTTCACAAAATAATGTTGAGATAATCACAAGTCATCACTCTGCCATCAAGTCATCACGTGACTTCCACCCAGAGGATACAATTATTAAAACTAAACACAGCATCATTGGTGGCGGTCATTTCGTTTTCATGGCCGGCCCTGATTCAATTGAATCCCCAGAACATGTTAAAGAAATGGGTGAAGATGTTAAGCAGGCAGGGGCAACTATCCTGCGTGGTGGGGCTTTCAAACCACGCACATCCCCATATTCATTCCAAGGTAATGGCGAAGAAGGCTTAAAAGCTCATCGTGCAGCCGCAGATGCATTAGAGATGGACATGGTGACTGAAATCTTAGATACACGAGACGTTGATTTAGTAGATTCTTACACAGATATTTTCCAAGTTGGTACGCGTAATATGCAAAACTTTGCTTTGCTTAAAGCGCTGGGTAAGAAAAACAAACCAGTAGTTTTGAAACGTGGTATGTCAGCAACTATTGATGATTTGCTCAATGCTGCTGAATACATTGCTGCTGGCGGGAATGACCAAATCATTTTGATGGAACGTGGTATTCGTACGTATGATAATAAATACACGCGTAATACGCTTGATGTATCAGCTATCCCTGTTTTACAATCGTTAACTCACTATCCTGTCATTGCAGATGCTTCACATGCAGCTGGTGTTTCAAAGTTTGTTGAACCACTTGCCTTAGCTGCAATTGCAGCTGGTGCTCAAGGTTTGATGACTGAAATACATGATGATCCATCACATGCCTTTGTTGATGGTGCTCAAGCATTAACACCGGCACAATTCAAGCAATTAACACAGAAAGCAAACAAGGTGCGCGAGGCCATTAAATGA
- the trpC gene encoding indole-3-glycerol phosphate synthase TrpC — protein sequence MILDDLVAVTHQNMLVRQAQKSLHDLQKEASQITVSREFPFENNLSQQKISVIAEIKQASPSKGQIVPSSSFDYQEIAKDYKTAGVDAISVLTEERYFKGSLEILKTVAADSTIPVLRKDFTIDPYMIYEAKLAGSQIVLLIVAILTDEQLKEYLSLADELGLSAIVEAHNEEEILRAVKANARIIGVNNRNLKDFTVDFDNTKRLRQLVPSDILFISESGIKNRSDVAALEQIGVDGILVGETFMKAENKLAVIQQLRGEK from the coding sequence ATGATATTAGACGATCTAGTAGCAGTAACACATCAAAATATGTTGGTGCGTCAAGCTCAAAAATCACTTCATGACTTACAAAAAGAAGCGTCACAAATCACAGTTTCAAGAGAATTTCCTTTCGAAAATAATTTATCACAACAAAAGATATCGGTTATTGCCGAAATTAAACAAGCATCCCCATCGAAAGGACAAATTGTACCTTCTTCATCCTTTGATTATCAAGAAATCGCAAAAGACTATAAGACGGCAGGCGTTGATGCAATAAGTGTTTTGACAGAAGAGCGTTATTTCAAGGGATCTCTTGAGATTTTAAAAACAGTTGCAGCAGATTCTACAATTCCCGTATTACGCAAAGATTTTACAATTGATCCATACATGATTTACGAGGCTAAATTAGCTGGTTCGCAAATCGTTTTATTAATCGTTGCCATTTTAACAGATGAACAATTAAAAGAATATCTATCTTTAGCAGACGAATTAGGATTGTCAGCAATTGTAGAAGCACACAATGAAGAAGAAATTCTCCGAGCAGTAAAAGCAAATGCACGAATTATTGGTGTGAACAATCGTAATTTAAAAGATTTCACGGTTGATTTTGATAACACTAAGCGCTTAAGGCAATTAGTGCCATCAGACATTCTCTTTATTTCAGAGTCCGGTATAAAGAATCGATCAGATGTTGCTGCTCTTGAACAGATTGGTGTTGACGGTATTTTAGTTGGTGAGACGTTCATGAAAGCTGAAAATAAATTAGCGGTTATACAGCAGTTAAGAGGTGAAAAATGA
- a CDS encoding transketolase codes for MEISSLSTKTIQSLRLLSNQMISKAGSGHPGIALGAAPILYELYANQLNIDPENPNMINRDRFVLSAGHGAALLYATLHAAGFDLSAQDLSEFRQPHSKTPGHPEVGLTPGVEATTGPLGQGLGMAVGMAMAEAKLNSQFPSVINHFTFALVGDGDLMEGVSHEVASLAGQQKLGKLVVLYDDNDVSLDGLKPRSDISNNLARFASYGWDIREVNDGNDLEAIHDAIENAKMSPEPTLIAVKTIIGDFGPFAGTNKAHGTPLDSQQLQDLASALDVHIQNFELPSNLLEDMRAKISNRLLHQKRPLNDELTDYIAFSTKNSLTIPELPADLKIQAGRKISKYVLQHFAAQLPQLWGGSADLVASTNAEVVDSSLFNADNRLGRNIAFGVREFGMGAVMNGIALHGGTKVFGATFLAFSDYMKAAIRLSALQHVPSIYVFTHDSITVGEDGPTHQPVEQLMGLRLIPGVDVLRPGTAEEIAGAWQQALMSTDRPTILILSRGEIGIQGNKDQAKQSLENGAAQISHHDEAKINLIATGSEVQIAQKVSELLSQPSNVVSMPNLSRFLALDNDKKQQIIPEMGTKNVIIEAGTTLGWQGIAGNDGIVFGIDEFGMSAAAQIALDEFGFNPEDIADKITQELS; via the coding sequence ATGGAAATATCATCTTTGTCAACAAAAACAATTCAGTCGTTGAGGTTACTGTCTAACCAAATGATTAGCAAGGCTGGTTCCGGACATCCGGGTATCGCCTTAGGTGCTGCGCCGATTTTATATGAGTTGTATGCAAATCAACTTAATATTGATCCAGAAAATCCTAATATGATTAATCGTGATCGTTTCGTTCTGTCTGCAGGTCATGGTGCTGCATTACTCTATGCAACCTTACATGCCGCTGGATTTGACTTATCAGCCCAAGACTTGTCAGAATTTCGACAACCACACTCAAAAACGCCTGGACATCCAGAGGTTGGCTTGACACCGGGTGTTGAAGCAACGACTGGACCACTTGGTCAAGGATTAGGTATGGCGGTCGGTATGGCAATGGCTGAAGCGAAACTCAATAGCCAATTCCCCTCAGTAATTAATCATTTTACATTTGCGTTAGTTGGTGATGGAGATCTAATGGAGGGGGTGAGTCATGAAGTAGCATCGCTCGCTGGTCAACAAAAGCTCGGTAAGTTGGTTGTTCTATATGATGATAATGACGTCAGTCTTGATGGTTTGAAGCCAAGATCAGATATATCAAATAATCTAGCGCGTTTTGCTAGTTATGGGTGGGATATACGGGAGGTCAACGATGGTAATGATTTAGAAGCTATTCATGATGCAATTGAAAATGCTAAAATGTCTCCTGAGCCCACACTGATTGCCGTGAAAACGATTATTGGGGATTTTGGACCATTCGCTGGTACTAACAAGGCCCACGGTACACCGTTAGATAGTCAACAATTGCAAGATCTTGCATCAGCACTAGACGTTCATATACAGAACTTTGAATTACCAAGTAACTTACTTGAAGACATGCGTGCTAAAATTTCGAATAGACTTTTGCATCAAAAACGTCCTTTGAATGACGAATTAACGGACTACATAGCGTTTTCAACTAAAAATTCGTTAACGATACCTGAGCTCCCTGCGGATTTAAAAATACAAGCAGGGCGGAAAATTTCTAAATATGTGTTACAACATTTTGCGGCACAATTGCCACAGTTATGGGGTGGATCAGCTGATTTAGTAGCATCGACTAATGCTGAAGTAGTCGATTCATCATTGTTCAATGCTGATAATCGATTGGGCAGAAATATTGCGTTTGGCGTGCGTGAGTTTGGTATGGGTGCGGTAATGAACGGTATTGCTTTACATGGTGGTACCAAAGTATTCGGTGCTACATTCTTAGCTTTTTCGGATTACATGAAAGCAGCTATCCGTTTGAGTGCCTTACAACATGTACCAAGTATTTATGTTTTTACTCATGATAGTATTACTGTTGGTGAGGATGGACCGACACATCAGCCGGTTGAACAATTGATGGGGCTTCGCCTGATTCCTGGTGTGGATGTATTACGTCCAGGCACAGCTGAAGAGATAGCCGGTGCTTGGCAGCAAGCTTTGATGTCAACTGATCGACCAACAATCTTAATTTTAAGTCGTGGAGAAATCGGCATTCAAGGCAATAAAGATCAAGCGAAACAATCACTTGAAAATGGCGCAGCACAAATAAGTCATCATGACGAGGCTAAAATTAACTTGATTGCTACAGGATCCGAAGTTCAAATAGCACAGAAGGTGAGTGAATTACTATCACAACCCTCAAACGTTGTTTCTATGCCAAATCTATCTCGATTCTTAGCATTAGATAATGATAAAAAGCAACAAATTATCCCCGAAATGGGGACAAAAAATGTCATAATAGAGGCAGGAACAACATTAGGTTGGCAAGGAATTGCTGGCAATGATGGCATAGTATTTGGTATTGATGAATTTGGTATGAGTGCGGCAGCACAAATAGCTCTTGATGAATTCGGATTTAATCCTGAGGATATCGCCGATAAAATCACACAGGAGCTATCATGA
- the trpE gene encoding anthranilate synthase component I — protein MRKIKTIDADTLTVISAYFRLRGEHSFLFESVPTNSEQSRYSIIALDPVHEFKTNGMLVTIDGQTSESKDPLLALQNLAVVEEQPVEELPFQGGAIGYVGFDTVACYEKLKGQPKDDLGMPDSHLFLYETFVIFDHHQEKIKIVVDNVYSGRQNLEHVVLAIENKLKLPVADELVSVKLHELNPKSNVTPEQFKNIVNRTKELIQEGDMFQMVPSQRFSFDFRDKPFDFYRQLRRTNPSPYMYYMDYGDYQIIGSSPESLVTVRGEKVTTNPIAGTRRRGQTLTEDVAIAKELKTNEKELAEHRMLVDLGRNDLGKVSEYGSVKVTTLLEIQKYRYIMHLVSEVSGKLKAHTPAIEALKATLPAGTVSGAPKVRALERIYEMEPVKRGVYAGAIGYLSRDNQMDFAIAIRTMIVKNNKGYVQAGAGIVYDSIAENEYQETLNKAKALLRVGGDV, from the coding sequence ATGCGCAAAATTAAGACAATTGATGCGGATACTCTAACAGTAATCAGTGCTTATTTTCGGTTGCGCGGAGAACACAGTTTTTTATTTGAATCTGTACCTACAAATAGTGAGCAATCACGTTATTCAATTATCGCACTTGATCCTGTCCATGAGTTTAAGACAAACGGCATGCTGGTGACTATTGATGGTCAAACTAGCGAAAGTAAAGACCCCTTACTGGCATTGCAAAACTTAGCAGTTGTGGAAGAGCAGCCTGTAGAGGAGTTACCGTTTCAAGGAGGTGCCATTGGCTATGTAGGTTTTGATACAGTTGCTTGTTATGAAAAACTAAAAGGCCAACCCAAAGATGATTTGGGTATGCCCGACAGCCATTTATTTTTATATGAAACTTTTGTTATTTTCGATCATCATCAAGAAAAAATAAAAATTGTCGTTGATAATGTTTATTCGGGGCGTCAAAACTTAGAACACGTCGTTCTTGCAATTGAAAATAAGTTAAAATTACCGGTGGCTGATGAGCTTGTTTCGGTAAAGTTACATGAATTAAATCCAAAATCAAATGTGACGCCCGAGCAATTTAAAAATATCGTTAATCGTACGAAAGAATTAATTCAAGAAGGCGATATGTTTCAAATGGTTCCGTCGCAACGATTTAGTTTTGACTTTCGGGACAAACCGTTTGATTTTTATCGACAACTTCGTCGTACTAATCCATCACCATATATGTATTATATGGATTACGGCGATTATCAAATTATTGGTTCATCCCCAGAAAGCCTGGTAACGGTAAGAGGAGAGAAAGTAACTACTAATCCAATTGCGGGAACGCGTAGACGAGGACAAACATTAACAGAAGACGTTGCTATAGCTAAAGAGTTAAAAACAAATGAGAAAGAACTAGCAGAACATCGTATGTTAGTTGATCTTGGACGCAATGATCTTGGCAAAGTTTCTGAATATGGCAGTGTTAAAGTCACAACGTTGTTAGAAATTCAAAAATACCGTTATATCATGCATCTGGTTTCTGAAGTTAGTGGTAAATTAAAGGCACACACACCTGCTATCGAAGCTTTGAAAGCTACATTACCAGCTGGAACTGTCTCTGGCGCGCCCAAGGTTCGTGCGCTAGAACGTATTTATGAAATGGAACCCGTTAAAAGAGGTGTTTATGCAGGTGCAATTGGTTATTTATCTCGTGATAACCAGATGGATTTTGCCATTGCAATTCGAACAATGATTGTTAAAAATAACAAAGGATATGTACAAGCGGGTGCTGGTATTGTCTATGATTCTATAGCAGAAAATGAATACCAAGAAACGCTTAACAAGGCTAAAGCTTTGTTGCGTGTTGGAGGGGATGTATGA
- the aroB gene encoding 3-dehydroquinate synthase: MSTITVDLATKKYDVKIDNTLHTRLGEEISAVWSARKIALLTDSNVGPLYLKDTANQLSEAGFDILELEVPAGESSKSLSVAGELIAKMAAAGFTRGDGVIALGGGVIGDLGGVVASLYMRGIAFIQIATSLTAQVDSSVGGKTAVNLGNTKNIAGSFYQPDLDLVDVTYLNTLTDRDLVEGYAEVVKTSALANQDFFDFTGQINSVADIRHHAQELSKRAIAYKASVVMADEKEAGDRQFLNFGHTFGHAIELLAHGELRHGEAVAIGMIAISSRFEKQGIMPSGLTTELLSRLEAVGLPTHSQFIGTTEFFNHLINDKKNHDGVLNLVALEKVGQPIIVKKKIADMPAFVEN, translated from the coding sequence ATGAGTACAATTACAGTTGATTTAGCGACAAAAAAATATGATGTGAAAATTGATAACACTTTACACACACGTCTTGGCGAAGAAATATCGGCTGTGTGGTCTGCGCGAAAGATTGCATTACTAACAGATAGCAATGTTGGGCCATTATATTTAAAGGATACGGCAAATCAATTAAGTGAAGCAGGGTTTGATATACTCGAGTTAGAGGTTCCTGCTGGAGAGTCGTCAAAATCTTTGTCAGTGGCTGGTGAATTAATTGCTAAAATGGCAGCTGCTGGATTTACTCGTGGTGACGGTGTTATCGCCTTAGGTGGTGGCGTAATTGGTGATTTAGGTGGCGTAGTCGCTTCTTTGTACATGCGTGGCATTGCTTTTATTCAAATTGCAACGTCATTAACAGCTCAAGTTGACTCGTCGGTTGGTGGTAAGACAGCCGTGAACCTTGGTAATACAAAAAATATTGCTGGTTCTTTTTATCAGCCAGATTTAGACTTAGTCGATGTTACATATTTGAATACGCTGACTGACCGCGATTTAGTGGAAGGATATGCGGAAGTCGTTAAAACATCAGCATTGGCTAATCAAGACTTTTTTGATTTTACCGGTCAGATTAACTCGGTAGCAGATATACGTCATCACGCACAAGAATTATCAAAACGTGCAATTGCTTATAAAGCTAGTGTAGTGATGGCTGATGAAAAAGAAGCAGGAGACCGCCAGTTTTTGAATTTTGGTCATACTTTTGGTCACGCTATTGAGCTTTTGGCCCATGGTGAACTACGCCATGGTGAAGCCGTTGCGATTGGCATGATTGCCATTAGCAGCCGATTTGAGAAACAGGGTATAATGCCTAGCGGGTTAACCACTGAATTATTGAGTCGTTTAGAGGCCGTCGGTTTACCAACGCATTCGCAGTTTATCGGAACAACTGAATTTTTTAATCATTTGATTAATGACAAAAAGAATCATGATGGTGTTTTGAATTTAGTGGCTCTTGAAAAAGTGGGTCAGCCAATTATTGTAAAGAAGAAAATTGCCGACATGCCGGCATTTGTGGAGAATTGA
- the aroE gene encoding shikimate dehydrogenase, translating to MTLYGLIAHPAGHSRSPQMQNKMIMEYGIDAHYHAFDISPEKLEEAIIGLKALHVGGFNVSTPFKNEIIQYLDELSPIAQRLHAVNTVKNIKGRLVGTNTDGDGFWQSISSNQSKETVIVLGTGGAARSVIATAKLYGVRELIVFNRVHEDWHERKTEISYLSEGNGHLEDLADNQVLTKALKRADMLINATTVGMNDLRTLLTDLQIALLPQHTLVVDMIYRNQQTTLLKSANQRGLVTLNGLPMLVNQGALSFEYWFDKPADRKLMKKTIEE from the coding sequence ATGACTTTATATGGGTTAATCGCGCATCCGGCCGGACACTCACGTTCGCCACAAATGCAAAATAAGATGATTATGGAGTATGGTATCGATGCACACTATCACGCGTTCGACATTTCACCAGAAAAACTTGAAGAGGCTATTATCGGGCTAAAAGCTCTTCACGTAGGCGGATTCAATGTTTCGACACCGTTTAAAAATGAAATTATTCAATATTTAGATGAATTATCGCCAATTGCTCAGCGCCTTCATGCGGTAAATACAGTTAAAAATATCAAGGGACGTCTAGTTGGTACTAACACAGACGGGGATGGTTTTTGGCAAAGTATTAGTTCCAATCAATCCAAAGAAACGGTAATTGTCTTAGGAACTGGTGGAGCAGCTAGGTCGGTGATTGCCACTGCAAAACTATATGGCGTGAGAGAATTAATTGTATTTAATAGAGTTCATGAAGATTGGCATGAGCGAAAAACAGAAATTAGTTATCTTAGCGAAGGAAATGGGCATTTAGAGGATTTAGCAGATAATCAGGTGCTCACTAAAGCGTTAAAGCGTGCCGACATGCTTATCAATGCCACCACCGTGGGGATGAATGATCTGCGGACGCTATTAACGGATTTACAAATAGCATTACTACCGCAGCACACTTTAGTGGTAGACATGATTTACCGTAATCAACAAACTACATTATTGAAATCTGCTAACCAACGTGGATTAGTAACATTAAATGGTTTGCCGATGTTAGTCAATCAGGGAGCGCTGAGCTTTGAGTATTGGTTCGACAAGCCGGCGGACAGAAAACTTATGAAGAAAACAATTGAGGAATAA
- a CDS encoding phosphoribosylanthranilate isomerase — protein MTLVKLCGNFRLQDIDYLNEVQPDLAGIILAPNKRRSVSFALAQKIRLQLDDKIPLVGVFLNQEVDQILQYKEIIQMVQLHGSESEQEINKIQKAGLPVIKVMKPDHQYKTQAVRRMIDAGAGTGKTFDWENFRPIQSLDFLAGGLSPDNLQQAISLLKPEVVDISSGIEYNGVKNLEKMREVVRIARSNK, from the coding sequence ATGACGCTAGTTAAATTATGTGGGAATTTTCGTTTACAAGATATAGATTATTTGAATGAAGTTCAACCTGATTTAGCTGGCATTATTTTGGCTCCTAACAAACGACGATCGGTATCTTTTGCACTTGCTCAAAAAATACGTTTGCAATTGGATGACAAAATACCATTAGTTGGTGTTTTCTTGAATCAAGAGGTAGATCAGATTTTGCAATATAAAGAGATTATTCAAATGGTTCAATTGCATGGCAGTGAGTCAGAACAGGAAATTAATAAAATTCAAAAAGCAGGACTACCGGTTATTAAAGTGATGAAGCCTGACCATCAGTATAAAACACAAGCCGTGCGACGTATGATTGATGCAGGGGCGGGCACTGGCAAAACATTTGATTGGGAAAATTTTCGACCAATACAATCATTAGATTTCTTAGCTGGAGGACTGTCACCTGATAATTTACAACAGGCAATCTCTTTGTTAAAACCAGAAGTTGTTGATATTAGTTCAGGGATAGAATATAACGGTGTAAAAAATTTAGAAAAGATGCGCGAAGTGGTTCGCATAGCAAGGAGTAATAAATGA
- a CDS encoding tryptophan synthase subunit alpha — MTRISQALQNKNAFIGFAVAGYPDFEKSAKYIVDMAEAGADLIEIGIAFSDPSADGPTIMNADQKVLENGSTTADVFNLVTEVRKHTNVPLVFLTYTNPVFKYGYEKFLSKMEALDIQGVIIPDMPMEEQDEFLKLAHQYDRDFIQLVTLQSGNRLPKIVERASGFIYVVSSLGITGSRGELSNEADEIVTKIKRLTDLPVAVGFGITTYEQAKQFKSADAIIVGSALVKIIEDHPEDATSYLRDFIKNMKGARHAQN, encoded by the coding sequence ATGACTAGAATTTCACAAGCATTACAAAATAAAAATGCTTTTATTGGTTTCGCAGTAGCTGGGTATCCAGATTTTGAAAAGAGTGCAAAATATATTGTTGATATGGCTGAGGCTGGTGCAGATCTTATTGAAATCGGCATTGCTTTTAGTGATCCGAGTGCCGATGGTCCCACTATCATGAATGCTGACCAAAAGGTTCTTGAAAACGGTTCAACAACAGCTGATGTGTTTAATTTGGTTACTGAAGTTCGCAAACACACGAATGTACCTTTAGTTTTTCTAACATATACAAATCCAGTATTTAAATATGGATACGAAAAGTTTCTCAGTAAAATGGAAGCGTTAGATATTCAGGGTGTCATTATACCTGATATGCCTATGGAGGAGCAAGATGAATTTTTGAAACTTGCCCACCAGTATGACCGCGACTTTATTCAACTTGTAACATTACAATCAGGAAATCGTTTGCCGAAAATTGTTGAACGGGCCTCTGGATTTATATATGTCGTTAGTTCCTTAGGAATAACGGGTTCTAGAGGTGAATTGTCAAATGAAGCTGATGAGATTGTCACTAAAATTAAGCGTCTAACAGATTTGCCAGTTGCAGTTGGTTTTGGCATCACGACATATGAGCAGGCAAAACAATTTAAATCTGCTGATGCAATTATTGTTGGTTCAGCACTTGTCAAAATTATTGAAGATCACCCAGAGGATGCTACATCCTATTTGAGAGATTTTATTAAAAACATGAAGGGAGCGCGGCATGCGCAAAATTAA
- a CDS encoding aminodeoxychorismate/anthranilate synthase component II, translated as MILIVDNYDSFTYNLAQIVGTKTDLVVLRNDDQKLYSTADKADGIIFSPGPGKPDQAGEMENMIRCYANSKPMLGICLGHQAIGEVFGGHVKQAAVIRHGKVSDMLTAETASLLSTGPVEIMRYHSLILDKENFPKDFQVVGIAQDDDEIMAMQHKSLPLFGFQFHPESIGTPMGSTMIEKFIALTEKAK; from the coding sequence ATGATTTTAATTGTAGATAATTATGATTCTTTTACATATAATTTAGCACAAATTGTAGGCACAAAAACTGATTTAGTTGTTTTAAGAAACGATGATCAGAAACTGTATTCAACTGCTGATAAAGCTGACGGAATTATTTTTTCGCCCGGCCCAGGGAAGCCTGATCAAGCAGGAGAAATGGAAAACATGATTAGGTGTTATGCCAACAGCAAACCAATGTTGGGTATTTGTCTAGGTCACCAAGCTATTGGTGAAGTTTTTGGTGGTCATGTTAAGCAGGCAGCTGTTATTCGTCATGGTAAGGTTTCTGATATGCTAACAGCAGAAACAGCGTCTTTACTGAGCACGGGACCAGTTGAAATTATGCGCTATCACTCCCTCATTCTTGATAAAGAAAACTTTCCAAAAGATTTCCAAGTGGTTGGTATTGCACAGGATGACGATGAAATAATGGCTATGCAACATAAAAGTTTGCCGCTGTTTGGCTTCCAATTTCACCCAGAATCCATTGGCACACCGATGGGATCAACAATGATCGAAAAATTTATAGCATTAACTGAAAAAGCAAAATAA
- the trpD gene encoding anthranilate phosphoribosyltransferase: MSNIQEALKILLVQKNLTDDMAQKVMNDIMDGKVSDPEIAAYLMGLAVKKEAISEIVGSARAMIEHAKTMPSEFEAMDIVGTGGDLSGTFNISTTASFIVAGAGVPVVKHGNRAASSKSGTADALEALGVAIDLTPKQATDVLAKAGQTFLFARSFHPAMKYVGLIRKNLGFRTIFNVLGPLTNPTRPRTMLVGVYAKELLVPLANVLSELGVQEAILVHGQDGLDEVTLTTKTDLAILSDGHIRETIFDPQDYGFEYVSIESLQGGTPNENAKITEHILTGEITGPMADTAILNAALALFIAKKATSIDDAIQLARETLISGAALDQLEALRVSSRAVIA, encoded by the coding sequence ATGAGTAATATTCAAGAAGCACTTAAAATTTTGCTCGTGCAAAAAAATTTAACAGATGATATGGCACAAAAAGTAATGAACGATATTATGGACGGTAAAGTGTCTGATCCTGAAATTGCAGCTTATTTAATGGGATTAGCCGTAAAAAAAGAAGCAATTTCTGAAATAGTTGGTTCGGCACGAGCCATGATTGAACATGCAAAGACAATGCCATCCGAATTTGAGGCAATGGATATTGTCGGAACCGGTGGTGATTTATCCGGTACATTCAACATTTCAACAACAGCTAGTTTTATTGTAGCTGGTGCAGGAGTACCTGTTGTTAAGCATGGAAATCGCGCTGCTAGTTCTAAGTCCGGTACAGCGGATGCCTTGGAAGCACTTGGGGTCGCCATTGATTTAACGCCAAAACAAGCGACTGATGTCTTAGCAAAGGCTGGACAAACGTTTTTATTCGCACGCTCGTTTCATCCAGCAATGAAATATGTTGGATTAATTCGTAAAAATCTAGGATTTCGTACTATTTTTAACGTTCTTGGACCGTTAACTAATCCAACACGTCCACGTACAATGTTGGTAGGGGTATACGCAAAAGAGTTGCTCGTGCCGCTAGCAAATGTATTGTCAGAGTTAGGCGTTCAAGAAGCCATATTGGTTCATGGACAAGATGGTTTAGATGAGGTAACGTTAACAACTAAAACTGATTTGGCCATATTATCAGATGGTCATATTAGAGAGACTATTTTCGACCCACAAGATTATGGCTTTGAGTACGTTTCTATTGAATCCTTACAGGGAGGTACGCCAAATGAGAATGCTAAAATAACGGAGCATATTTTGACAGGGGAAATTACGGGTCCTATGGCAGATACTGCAATTTTAAATGCTGCGCTAGCATTATTCATTGCAAAAAAAGCGACATCCATTGATGATGCTATTCAGCTAGCTAGAGAAACTTTGATTAGTGGAGCAGCATTAGATCAACTAGAGGCGCTGCGGGTATCTTCTAGGGCGGTGATAGCATGA